In a single window of the Pseudomonas lutea genome:
- the tyrS gene encoding tyrosine--tRNA ligase, with protein MKSVEEQLALIKRGADELLVEAELIAKLKRGQPLRIKAGFDPTAPDLHLGHTVLINKLRQFQDLGHQVIFLIGDFTGMIGDPSGKSATRPPLTREQVLDYAETYKAQVFKILDPAKTEVAFNSTWMDQLSPADFIRLSSQYTVARMLERDDFDKRYKSNQSIAIHEFLYPLVQGYDSVALRADVELGGTDQKFNLLMGRELQRAYGQEAQCVLTMPLLEGLDGVKKMSKSLGNYVGIQEAPGIMYGKLVSIPDALMWRYFELLSFRSMEEIAVFKKDCEAGANPRDIKIKLAEEIVARFHGEEAAASAHRSAGNRMKDGELPEDLPEIGLTAIEDMPIAAVLNKAGLVKNAAVARDLLASGGVRIDGEVVDRGFVFKLGATHVCQAGKKAFGRITLGAE; from the coding sequence ATGAAGTCGGTTGAAGAGCAGCTAGCGCTGATCAAACGTGGCGCAGATGAACTCCTGGTGGAGGCCGAGCTGATCGCCAAGCTCAAACGTGGGCAGCCACTTCGCATCAAGGCAGGTTTCGATCCCACTGCGCCTGATCTGCACTTGGGGCACACAGTGCTCATTAATAAGCTGCGCCAGTTCCAGGATCTCGGGCATCAGGTGATCTTCCTGATCGGAGACTTCACCGGCATGATTGGCGATCCGAGCGGTAAGAGCGCCACGCGCCCACCCCTGACTCGCGAGCAGGTGCTGGACTATGCCGAGACCTATAAGGCTCAGGTCTTCAAGATTCTGGATCCGGCGAAGACCGAGGTCGCTTTCAACTCGACCTGGATGGATCAGCTGAGTCCTGCTGACTTCATTCGTCTGTCTTCCCAGTACACCGTGGCGCGGATGCTGGAGCGTGACGACTTCGATAAGCGATACAAGTCAAACCAGTCGATCGCGATCCACGAGTTTCTTTATCCGCTTGTGCAAGGGTATGACTCAGTCGCGCTGCGTGCAGATGTAGAGCTGGGCGGAACCGATCAGAAGTTCAACCTGCTGATGGGGCGCGAACTCCAGCGCGCTTATGGTCAAGAAGCTCAATGCGTTCTGACGATGCCACTGCTCGAAGGCCTGGACGGCGTTAAGAAAATGTCCAAGTCCTTGGGTAACTATGTAGGTATCCAGGAAGCTCCGGGGATTATGTACGGCAAGCTCGTTTCAATCCCGGACGCATTGATGTGGCGTTATTTCGAACTGTTGAGTTTTCGTTCAATGGAAGAGATTGCAGTCTTCAAGAAGGATTGTGAGGCGGGCGCGAACCCTCGCGACATCAAGATCAAGCTCGCGGAGGAAATCGTCGCGCGCTTCCATGGTGAAGAAGCGGCTGCGTCTGCGCATCGTTCTGCGGGTAACCGTATGAAGGATGGAGAGCTTCCGGAAGATCTGCCGGAGATTGGTCTCACGGCGATTGAAGACATGCCGATTGCCGCTGTTCTTAATAAGGCTGGGCTGGTAAAGAACGCCGCAGTCGCTCGCGACCTTCTGGCGTCAGGTGGGGTACGTATAGATGGTGAGGTTGTAGATCGTGGGTTCGTATTCAAGCTGGGCGCGACCCACGTTTGCCAAGCGGGCAAGAAGGCTTTTGGGCGGATTACATTGGGTGCGGAATAA